One stretch of Fictibacillus sp. b24 DNA includes these proteins:
- a CDS encoding purine/pyrimidine permease, translating into MKITFSSLQWMVFILAGSLVAPIAIGDAFGMTQAETADLLQRSFLIIGVSAILQVLFGHKLPINEGPAGLWWGVFTVYAGIVASGALTASDGLQQLTAGMLISGVLFFLLGAFRIINSIRALFTPLVTGTYLILLVSQLSGSFIKGMLGIGYLQENADAKVAIASLFILVLSIVLGKSRVKWLRSYSILISLILGWGLFKLLNLTKETVHSNEIFALPELLAWGIPQLSAGTVLTSLFVGMLLLTNMVASINVVEKAYESENQDYKHINYNRSSIMMGLNTWIAGLFSAVASVPISGASGFILTTKMFSRLAFIMGNALIILISFFPPLTFFFAGIPAPVGYATIFLPFSSMIGLAFKEYKNALKSETNLFIISTSLMVGIGSLFIPAAALKEWPNIIVTLLSNGLIMGMLTCMALEQFFKRKKLRPNQ; encoded by the coding sequence ATGAAAATAACGTTTTCCTCGCTTCAGTGGATGGTTTTTATCCTTGCAGGCAGTTTAGTTGCCCCGATTGCCATTGGAGATGCTTTTGGAATGACACAGGCAGAAACTGCGGATTTGCTGCAGCGCTCTTTTTTAATTATTGGTGTGTCTGCTATTCTACAAGTCTTGTTTGGCCACAAATTACCAATTAACGAAGGACCAGCAGGGTTATGGTGGGGAGTATTTACTGTTTATGCAGGTATTGTGGCATCTGGTGCATTAACTGCTTCAGACGGTTTACAGCAGTTAACTGCCGGCATGCTGATCAGCGGCGTTCTGTTCTTTTTACTCGGTGCGTTTCGCATCATTAACTCAATTAGAGCTCTTTTCACTCCTTTAGTTACTGGAACTTACTTAATATTGCTTGTCTCTCAGCTAAGTGGTTCTTTTATTAAAGGGATGCTAGGGATCGGCTATCTTCAGGAAAACGCGGATGCCAAAGTGGCCATTGCCTCTTTATTTATCTTAGTATTGTCTATCGTTCTAGGAAAATCACGTGTGAAATGGCTTAGAAGTTATTCTATTCTTATTTCATTAATACTTGGATGGGGACTTTTCAAACTATTAAACTTAACGAAGGAAACCGTGCATTCTAACGAAATTTTTGCATTACCAGAATTATTAGCATGGGGTATACCTCAGTTATCAGCAGGAACGGTTCTGACTTCACTTTTCGTCGGAATGCTCTTACTTACGAACATGGTGGCAAGCATTAATGTTGTTGAGAAGGCGTATGAATCAGAAAATCAAGATTACAAACACATCAATTACAACCGTTCATCTATCATGATGGGTCTTAACACATGGATAGCAGGCTTGTTTTCAGCTGTTGCAAGTGTACCAATCTCAGGTGCATCCGGATTTATATTAACGACTAAAATGTTCAGCCGGTTGGCGTTTATTATGGGAAATGCACTTATTATTTTAATCAGCTTTTTCCCCCCGCTCACTTTTTTCTTTGCTGGTATTCCGGCTCCAGTGGGATACGCAACGATATTTCTCCCCTTTTCCAGCATGATCGGGTTAGCGTTTAAAGAATATAAGAACGCATTAAAGTCAGAAACAAATTTATTTATTATCAGTACTTCACTGATGGTTGGAATCGGAAGTCTCTTCATTCCAGCTGCCGCCTTAAAAGAATGGCCAAATATAATCGTAACCCTTTTGAGCAATGGTCTGATAATGGGTATGCTTACATGTATGGCACTCGAACAATTTTTCAAAAGAAAAAAATTACGTCCAAATCAATAA
- a CDS encoding alpha/beta fold hydrolase produces MFKAEKHVLTSQDGTKITAYDHGGSGETIVFVHYLGGIAQAWEPVIKYFTDKYRVLTYDLRGHGQSGQPDNGYTFEDTANDLESVINHFRLDKVHLVGSSYGCMVGLYYAAMRRVRVLSLVNIDGAMINDTGEGGLYEESLEEHLAKFEGQFDPDYESVDAFKQYYRNNWEPWNEARANYVNHFEPRVKENGTVGGITTEKTIKNIISEIYYVDFLTWYEKTECPVLFLPAEKENHLEKSMRFIEKASKGLPYSKTVLIPNTTHLMMYDHGKELAEAVQKFYAELPISQKSSR; encoded by the coding sequence GTGTTTAAGGCTGAAAAACACGTGTTAACCTCACAAGACGGAACAAAAATTACAGCTTATGATCACGGTGGAAGTGGTGAAACAATCGTATTTGTTCATTATTTAGGAGGTATCGCACAGGCGTGGGAACCTGTTATCAAGTACTTTACAGATAAATATAGGGTGCTGACGTATGATTTGAGGGGGCATGGGCAATCTGGACAACCAGATAATGGCTACACATTTGAAGACACAGCAAACGATTTAGAAAGTGTTATCAATCATTTTAGATTGGATAAAGTTCATCTTGTTGGAAGTTCGTATGGCTGTATGGTTGGTTTGTATTATGCAGCTATGCGCAGAGTACGAGTGCTATCACTGGTAAATATAGATGGCGCCATGATTAATGATACAGGTGAAGGTGGACTTTATGAAGAGTCACTGGAAGAACATCTTGCTAAATTTGAAGGTCAGTTTGATCCTGATTATGAATCGGTAGATGCTTTTAAGCAATATTACCGTAACAACTGGGAGCCTTGGAATGAGGCAAGAGCTAATTATGTAAACCATTTTGAACCGCGTGTAAAAGAAAACGGCACAGTTGGTGGGATTACAACAGAGAAAACAATCAAGAATATCATCTCTGAAATTTACTATGTTGATTTCTTAACTTGGTACGAAAAAACAGAATGCCCAGTCTTATTTTTGCCGGCTGAAAAAGAAAATCATCTAGAAAAGTCGATGCGCTTTATTGAGAAAGCGTCTAAAGGATTGCCGTACAGCAAAACAGTTCTGATTCCTAATACAACTCATTTAATGATGTATGATCATGGAAAAGAATTAGCAGAAGCCGTCCAAAAATTTTACGCTGAACTTCCCATTTCACAGAAAAGCAGCAGGTAA
- a CDS encoding DUF402 domain-containing protein, with translation MEHKTADRPNWKRVKDRHFEVTHKKNSCFKGKVTVIHLKQVSEPLVVHYKDHDVCIADNGYTWLQHFPEGEKYTITTVLDSYGKVVQFYIDMCMDHGVNEDGIPWFDDLYLDIVILPDKELFLLDDNELMEAFDKGDINDKDMKLAHETAQKIISKYKNGEFEHLETCIEHAEEWYREKRFV, from the coding sequence ATGGAACACAAAACAGCTGACCGACCGAACTGGAAAAGAGTCAAAGATCGTCATTTCGAAGTTACACATAAAAAGAATTCTTGTTTCAAAGGAAAAGTAACAGTCATTCATCTTAAACAAGTTTCTGAACCGCTTGTTGTTCATTACAAAGATCATGATGTTTGTATTGCCGATAATGGATACACTTGGCTTCAACATTTTCCTGAAGGTGAAAAATATACAATCACAACCGTCCTGGATTCCTACGGTAAAGTCGTGCAATTTTACATTGACATGTGCATGGATCATGGAGTGAATGAAGATGGAATACCGTGGTTTGATGATCTTTACCTGGATATTGTGATCCTTCCTGACAAAGAGCTCTTTTTACTTGATGACAATGAATTGATGGAAGCTTTCGACAAAGGCGATATCAATGACAAGGACATGAAACTAGCGCATGAAACAGCACAAAAAATCATCTCAAAGTATAAAAATGGAGAGTTCGAACACCTCGAAACATGCATAGAGCACGCTGAGGAATGGTATCGCGAGAAGAGGTTTGTTTAG
- a CDS encoding GrpB family protein produces the protein MRKTEILPWTEKWEKMYLEEENKLKAVFKDELIEIYHIGSTSIPSVGYAKPIIDILIVVKDIEKVNLFNDEMLCLGYEPRNEHGITGRRYFTKGKLKRSHHIHIFQLGNKNIDAHLSFKDYLNNNPEDAKKYGDLKKVLAKQFPDDTHKYQEIKEKFVDELIKNAVDWNAN, from the coding sequence ATGAGAAAGACAGAAATACTTCCATGGACAGAAAAATGGGAAAAAATGTATTTAGAAGAAGAAAATAAACTCAAAGCAGTTTTTAAAGATGAGCTGATTGAGATTTATCATATAGGTAGTACATCAATACCTTCAGTAGGCTATGCAAAACCAATTATAGATATCTTAATCGTTGTGAAAGATATTGAAAAAGTAAATTTGTTCAATGATGAAATGTTGTGTTTAGGATATGAACCAAGGAATGAACACGGAATAACAGGAAGAAGATATTTTACAAAAGGTAAACTTAAAAGGTCTCATCACATTCATATCTTTCAACTTGGAAATAAAAACATTGACGCACATCTATCATTTAAAGATTATTTAAACAATAATCCAGAGGATGCAAAAAAATACGGAGATCTAAAAAAAGTATTGGCAAAGCAGTTTCCTGATGATACGCATAAATATCAAGAAATTAAAGAGAAGTTTGTAGATGAATTAATTAAGAATGCAGTCGATTGGAATGCAAACTAA
- a CDS encoding isochorismatase family protein: MKKACLLIIDVQKGFDDADFWGERNNLTAEGNMLILLDAFRKAKLPVIHVQHRSENETSPLHPTKLGYQLKTGFETKENEPLFIKSVNSAFIGTDLKEELKKKEIEQVIIVGLTTNHCVSTTARMAANYGFGVSFIHDATAAFATVSYNGRKFSAQDVHESAISHLHNEFAEILSTEDVLTKWVSTSQYMQ; encoded by the coding sequence GTGAAAAAAGCGTGCTTGCTTATCATTGATGTTCAAAAGGGATTTGATGATGCTGATTTTTGGGGAGAGCGCAATAATCTAACTGCAGAAGGAAATATGCTTATTTTACTAGATGCATTCAGGAAGGCAAAACTACCTGTCATTCATGTGCAGCACCGATCGGAAAACGAGACGTCTCCACTTCATCCAACAAAATTAGGTTATCAGCTGAAAACAGGTTTTGAGACTAAAGAGAACGAACCACTTTTTATAAAAAGTGTGAACAGCGCTTTTATTGGAACAGATTTAAAAGAAGAATTAAAGAAGAAAGAAATTGAACAAGTGATTATTGTAGGTTTGACAACCAATCATTGTGTTTCTACTACGGCAAGAATGGCAGCGAACTATGGATTTGGTGTTTCTTTTATACATGATGCAACAGCTGCTTTTGCGACCGTTTCTTATAACGGGCGTAAATTTTCGGCTCAAGACGTTCATGAATCTGCCATTTCCCATCTTCATAATGAATTTGCAGAAATATTGAGTACAGAAGACGTTTTGACAAAATGGGTCAGTACCTCTCAATACATGCAATAA
- a CDS encoding LysE family transporter: MSDFMLSIIHFIVLGISLAVPIGPIKLEMIRRGFNGGFWPSWLVGLGAVSADFIFMLVVFLGLSPFLQYKPVQLTMLSIGIVMLSYLGTTTMKNAFSAKVLPHINNNISNKNPFWTGFIIALMNPYNFMFWFGVYGGALQSIPSSSGKLVKIGLSFCILAGIILWNLNVAFTVHFFRSLVNENTIKWVTCVAGAGLIGFSGFLIYKLLS; the protein is encoded by the coding sequence TTGAGTGATTTTATGTTGTCAATTATTCATTTCATCGTACTTGGCATCAGTCTGGCAGTGCCTATCGGACCCATAAAACTCGAGATGATCAGACGGGGATTTAATGGAGGTTTCTGGCCGTCATGGCTTGTTGGGTTAGGAGCAGTTAGTGCTGATTTTATATTCATGTTAGTAGTCTTTTTGGGCCTTTCTCCATTTCTGCAATATAAACCGGTTCAGCTGACTATGCTTTCTATAGGCATTGTGATGCTTAGTTATCTCGGCACCACTACCATGAAAAACGCTTTTTCAGCAAAAGTCTTGCCTCATATCAATAACAATATTAGTAACAAAAATCCTTTTTGGACAGGGTTCATAATCGCTCTTATGAATCCTTATAATTTTATGTTTTGGTTTGGTGTGTATGGTGGCGCACTTCAAAGCATCCCTTCTTCATCAGGAAAATTGGTAAAGATAGGACTAAGCTTTTGTATATTAGCAGGCATTATCCTATGGAACCTAAACGTCGCTTTTACCGTGCACTTCTTCCGTTCCCTTGTCAATGAAAACACAATAAAATGGGTTACATGTGTTGCTGGCGCAGGCTTAATCGGGTTTTCAGGTTTCCTCATATATAAATTACTTTCTTAG
- a CDS encoding TraR/DksA C4-type zinc finger protein, producing MSLTTQEMDHFKQILLSRKDEIKEMRERNDSFGNDTEFPKESTGELSNYDNHPGDLGTELFEKEKDIALNDLHEKELEDIDAALKSIDEGDYGVCKTCGQDIIKERLEAVPSTLYCKEHSPGQKSSDDRPVEEAVSGPDYKRRSNDGKDATFFDAEDTWQAVAKYGTSETPSDFTDPDKRDYNEMYEDSDDDDGYVEEYESFVATDITGNERSVIHNRNHEEYEEELDLEEERQLDKDKYDK from the coding sequence ATGTCATTAACTACACAAGAAATGGACCATTTTAAACAAATTTTATTATCACGAAAAGATGAAATAAAAGAAATGCGAGAAAGAAACGACTCTTTTGGAAACGATACAGAATTTCCGAAAGAATCAACAGGTGAACTGTCTAATTACGATAACCACCCAGGAGATTTAGGAACTGAGTTATTTGAAAAAGAAAAAGATATCGCTTTAAATGATCTGCATGAAAAAGAATTGGAAGACATCGATGCGGCGTTAAAGAGCATCGATGAAGGGGATTACGGAGTTTGTAAAACTTGTGGACAAGACATTATTAAAGAACGTTTAGAAGCCGTTCCTTCCACACTTTATTGTAAAGAGCACAGTCCTGGTCAAAAATCATCAGATGATCGACCTGTAGAAGAAGCTGTTTCTGGACCTGATTATAAAAGAAGAAGCAATGACGGTAAAGACGCTACTTTCTTTGATGCAGAAGATACATGGCAAGCTGTTGCAAAGTATGGAACAAGTGAAACACCATCAGATTTTACAGATCCTGATAAAAGGGATTACAACGAAATGTATGAAGACTCAGATGATGATGACGGTTATGTAGAAGAGTATGAAAGCTTTGTGGCTACAGACATTACTGGAAATGAAAGAAGTGTTATCCACAACCGAAATCACGAAGAATATGAAGAAGAGTTGGACCTTGAAGAAGAAAGACAGTTAGACAAAGACAAATACGATAAATAA
- a CDS encoding HD domain-containing phosphohydrolase — protein sequence MKICDHFERRLLKNYIVGSTAAVLGVGGVFLFTTLRFSTYEFFILCGILVSSSIVMFSLEYVFFRRHISVFRNYFSKKHPGLQLAEKAYFHAHHFPIRTVKRILGPHLFGLSVPAICLTALAIYFDYLSLPYYYIYLASLGAILIAGMHAIIEFFLTTKAVQPVLRNIQERTLKDHGKILSLATSRHISIQRKIQWSTLFIGTFPLLLFALANQVRLYNQTAPINESYWTWAFFVLLIGISFAIYGAYLLFKDIQQPMNELQAGMYEVRTGNSNAKVADLYSDEFSRLIKGFNHMAQAIQSREYENKQLLESFFATMAATLDARDPYTAGHSLRVADYAMKIGQMAGLPFQQLIQLRKAALLHDIGKIGIPDVVLLKEETLTPEEFERIKKHPVIGADILAQVQPYEAMQPLLPGVRYHHERYDGKGYPEQLSGEDIPIFGRIIAVADAYDAMTSDRPYRKGMTHEKALAILEDGKGTQWDPYLTHLFVEDMKLKSIS from the coding sequence ATGAAAATTTGTGATCATTTTGAAAGACGTTTATTAAAGAACTATATAGTCGGATCAACCGCTGCCGTTCTAGGTGTTGGAGGCGTCTTTCTATTTACTACTCTCCGTTTTTCAACGTATGAATTTTTTATCTTATGCGGAATACTTGTTTCTTCAAGCATCGTAATGTTCTCGTTGGAATATGTATTTTTCCGAAGACACATTTCCGTTTTCCGAAATTATTTTTCTAAAAAACATCCGGGGTTGCAACTTGCTGAGAAAGCATATTTTCATGCTCATCATTTTCCTATAAGAACGGTTAAACGCATACTTGGACCGCACTTATTCGGATTATCTGTTCCTGCTATCTGCCTAACAGCTTTAGCCATTTATTTTGATTACTTATCGCTTCCCTACTATTACATATATCTCGCTTCACTCGGAGCCATTTTAATAGCAGGCATGCACGCAATTATTGAATTCTTTTTAACAACAAAAGCTGTTCAGCCTGTTTTGCGGAACATTCAAGAACGAACACTGAAAGATCATGGAAAGATCCTTTCTTTAGCAACTTCCAGACACATATCTATTCAGCGTAAGATTCAATGGAGTACGCTGTTTATTGGAACATTCCCGCTTCTATTGTTTGCACTTGCCAATCAGGTTCGTTTGTATAATCAAACTGCTCCTATAAATGAATCGTATTGGACTTGGGCTTTCTTTGTTTTATTAATTGGTATTTCCTTTGCGATCTATGGGGCTTATCTCTTATTTAAAGATATTCAGCAGCCTATGAACGAACTTCAAGCTGGAATGTATGAGGTCCGAACAGGAAATTCAAATGCCAAAGTTGCCGACCTGTATTCGGATGAATTTTCAAGGCTTATCAAAGGATTCAACCATATGGCACAAGCGATTCAATCACGTGAATACGAAAATAAACAGCTATTAGAAAGCTTTTTTGCTACAATGGCAGCAACCCTCGACGCCCGCGATCCTTATACAGCAGGTCATAGCCTTCGTGTTGCTGATTATGCGATGAAAATCGGCCAGATGGCTGGACTGCCATTTCAGCAGTTAATACAGCTGCGAAAAGCAGCACTGCTTCACGATATCGGAAAGATTGGCATCCCAGACGTAGTATTGTTAAAAGAGGAAACATTAACACCAGAAGAATTCGAACGCATTAAAAAACACCCTGTAATAGGCGCAGATATTCTTGCTCAAGTTCAGCCATATGAGGCGATGCAACCATTATTACCAGGGGTGCGGTACCATCATGAACGCTATGATGGCAAAGGCTATCCTGAACAATTAAGCGGAGAAGACATTCCAATCTTCGGACGGATTATTGCGGTTGCAGATGCTTATGATGCAATGACTTCTGACAGACCTTACCGCAAAGGAATGACTCATGAAAAAGCGTTAGCCATTTTGGAAGATGGAAAAGGAACGCAGTGGGATCCTTATTTAACACATCTCTTTGTAGAAGACATGAAGCTAAAATCGATTTCTTAG
- a CDS encoding GNAT family N-acetyltransferase, with the protein MNSYDHFPLIETERLRLRPVLESDAKEIFETFSDGDALQYYGMEPLKTEDEALELIAAFEKGFTTGSAIRWGIVRKEEDKLIGTCGFHNWSKSDRRTELGYELGRKYWHNGFMNEALKAILHYGFNGMEFNRIAAVIRPENSSSRALVKKLGFHEEALLKEHQRAGDQFYDMYIYSLLKKNAQLSN; encoded by the coding sequence TTGAATTCATACGATCATTTCCCCCTCATTGAAACAGAACGACTTCGGCTCAGACCTGTTCTTGAGTCTGATGCGAAGGAAATCTTTGAAACGTTCTCCGATGGGGATGCCCTTCAATACTATGGTATGGAACCATTAAAGACTGAAGATGAAGCACTTGAGCTGATTGCAGCATTTGAAAAGGGATTTACAACGGGCAGCGCGATTCGTTGGGGTATTGTAAGGAAAGAAGAAGACAAACTGATTGGCACATGCGGTTTTCATAATTGGAGCAAGTCTGACCGCCGAACAGAACTAGGATATGAACTTGGCCGCAAGTATTGGCACAATGGCTTTATGAATGAAGCGTTAAAGGCCATTCTGCATTACGGCTTTAATGGGATGGAATTTAACAGAATTGCAGCTGTTATCAGACCAGAAAATTCATCTTCCCGCGCACTTGTAAAAAAGCTCGGATTCCATGAAGAAGCGCTTTTAAAAGAGCACCAAAGAGCGGGCGATCAATTTTATGATATGTACATCTATTCATTGTTAAAGAAGAACGCTCAACTATCTAACTGA
- a CDS encoding NlpC/P60 family protein has protein sequence MGNVLKILFSLAMLLGMFTNTASAEEGTNANVVGQDLYVDVAAATLWVGPNAARPLDEPSLSNPVDLRSWTTGMSYEEKLWLVGELETQALYGQKVRVLEQQGDWVKVAVYGQPTPRNTLGYPGWMPLAQLTSSDRFKHAEGKPFALITSPTAWLSKAPFGHKNDLELSYNTRLPVLKELSNTIAVLTPQGKVRWLDAKDAKVYTSESDIPVPTGEALVEEAKKFIGLPYLWAGAAGFGFDCSGFTHTVHKANGITIPRDSGPQSRDGLIVDKDKLQPGDLMFFAYDEGKGRVHHVAMYAGNGMMIHSPNTASTVRLDPISTPAYAVEFSGARRYLPQQ, from the coding sequence ATGGGAAATGTACTAAAAATCCTCTTTTCACTTGCGATGTTACTTGGAATGTTCACAAACACCGCTTCTGCTGAAGAAGGAACGAACGCTAATGTTGTTGGACAAGATTTGTACGTGGATGTTGCTGCTGCAACACTCTGGGTAGGACCAAATGCTGCAAGACCTTTAGATGAGCCATCCCTATCAAACCCTGTAGATCTAAGAAGCTGGACGACGGGAATGTCTTATGAGGAAAAACTATGGTTAGTCGGTGAGCTTGAAACACAAGCACTTTACGGACAAAAAGTACGTGTTTTAGAACAGCAAGGCGATTGGGTAAAAGTAGCGGTCTATGGCCAGCCAACACCGCGAAACACACTAGGTTATCCAGGTTGGATGCCCCTTGCACAATTGACATCATCTGATCGATTTAAACATGCAGAAGGAAAGCCTTTTGCCCTAATCACAAGTCCTACAGCCTGGCTCTCAAAAGCACCTTTCGGACATAAGAATGACCTTGAGTTAAGTTATAATACGAGACTTCCTGTTTTAAAGGAACTTTCAAACACGATAGCTGTTTTAACACCTCAAGGAAAAGTTCGCTGGCTTGATGCGAAAGACGCAAAAGTGTATACAAGTGAAAGTGATATTCCTGTTCCAACTGGTGAAGCACTTGTGGAAGAAGCGAAAAAGTTTATCGGCCTTCCTTATCTTTGGGCAGGTGCAGCTGGATTTGGTTTCGATTGCTCAGGATTTACACACACGGTCCATAAAGCAAACGGCATCACAATTCCTAGAGACTCAGGTCCACAGTCGAGAGATGGATTGATTGTGGATAAAGATAAGCTTCAGCCAGGGGATTTAATGTTCTTTGCTTATGATGAAGGGAAAGGGCGTGTCCATCATGTTGCCATGTACGCTGGAAACGGGATGATGATTCACTCGCCAAACACTGCCTCAACCGTACGTTTGGACCCTATTTCTACACCTGCTTATGCAGTTGAGTTCTCAGGCGCAAGACGTTACTTGCCACAGCAATAG
- a CDS encoding PH domain-containing protein yields the protein MKYPSKKDVWLGLILWGSIGYGLYISTMALFAENASVSGIIITVLINLLLILFIGWVWFTTYYILDEKELVIRCGPINKRIPYREISSAHKTWNPLSSPALSLKRINITYQFGMALISPKNRDPFLRELSERCPNANIKYD from the coding sequence ATGAAATATCCATCAAAAAAAGATGTATGGCTCGGCTTAATCCTTTGGGGTTCAATCGGTTATGGGCTATACATTAGCACTATGGCACTATTTGCGGAGAATGCAAGTGTAAGCGGAATCATTATTACGGTGCTTATCAATCTACTCTTAATTCTTTTCATCGGCTGGGTTTGGTTTACGACTTATTACATACTGGATGAAAAGGAGTTAGTCATTCGTTGCGGGCCAATCAACAAAAGAATCCCTTACCGTGAAATATCCTCTGCTCATAAGACGTGGAATCCGTTATCAAGTCCAGCGTTATCCTTAAAGCGAATCAACATTACATATCAGTTCGGCATGGCTCTTATCTCACCCAAAAATAGAGATCCGTTTTTAAGAGAGCTTAGTGAGCGTTGTCCGAATGCAAATATAAAATATGACTAG
- a CDS encoding HAD-IIIA family hydrolase: MNNGIQAVFLDRDGTIGGSDKIEYPGEFKLFQYTKEVIKTCKSNNIFVFSFTNQPGISRGEAEENDFIVELSNFGFDDVYLCPHHHTHGCHCRKPATGMLEKASRDHNLDLSKCAVFGDRWTDILAAKAASCTAILVRTGSGKAAWEDNHLSLVIQPDFVADTLKEGITWLLEYSSIKT; the protein is encoded by the coding sequence ATGAATAATGGGATTCAAGCTGTTTTTCTTGATCGTGATGGAACAATCGGTGGTTCGGATAAAATTGAATATCCTGGAGAGTTCAAGCTTTTTCAATATACAAAAGAAGTAATTAAAACGTGTAAATCAAATAATATTTTTGTTTTTTCGTTTACAAATCAGCCAGGAATCAGCAGAGGTGAAGCAGAGGAAAACGACTTTATAGTCGAATTAAGTAATTTTGGTTTTGATGATGTTTACCTTTGTCCACATCATCATACACATGGCTGCCATTGCAGAAAACCTGCAACAGGCATGTTAGAAAAAGCTTCAAGAGATCATAATCTGGATTTATCAAAATGTGCTGTATTTGGTGACCGGTGGACGGATATCCTTGCTGCCAAAGCAGCTAGTTGTACGGCTATCCTTGTACGAACTGGTTCAGGTAAAGCCGCCTGGGAAGATAACCATTTAAGTTTAGTTATTCAGCCAGATTTTGTAGCTGATACTTTAAAAGAAGGGATAACCTGGTTATTAGAATACAGTTCGATAAAAACATAA
- a CDS encoding YitT family protein, whose product MTEEALTDTQIAEQLKKQHRKLTKGKLAARAILITFGAILMAVGLEIFLVPNNVIDGGIAGISIMLSHITGFKLGLFLFALNLPFIFIGYKQIGKTFALSTLYGIIILSIATTLLHPVPPFTDDLLLATVFGGIFIGVGIGMVIRSGGSLDGTEILAILSNSKLPFSVGEIIMFFNIFILGAAGFVFTWDRAMYSLIAYFIAYKTIDLTITGLEESKSAWIISENHKDIGEAILHRLGRGVTYLKGEGAYTGDEKGVVFCVITRLEEAKLKDIVDEFDSSAFLAIADIAEVKGGRFKKKGIH is encoded by the coding sequence ATGACAGAAGAAGCATTGACGGACACTCAAATCGCTGAGCAATTAAAAAAGCAGCATCGTAAACTTACAAAAGGAAAGCTCGCTGCCCGCGCGATCCTTATTACTTTCGGTGCCATCTTGATGGCCGTTGGACTGGAGATCTTCTTAGTACCGAATAACGTTATTGATGGTGGAATAGCGGGGATATCGATCATGCTATCCCACATTACAGGCTTTAAGCTTGGGCTCTTTCTATTCGCATTAAACTTACCTTTTATTTTTATTGGGTATAAGCAGATCGGAAAGACGTTTGCCTTGTCCACTTTATACGGAATTATTATTCTTTCTATCGCAACCACATTATTACATCCCGTACCACCATTTACAGATGATCTACTTTTAGCTACAGTATTTGGCGGAATCTTTATCGGTGTCGGAATCGGTATGGTGATAAGAAGCGGTGGGTCTCTTGATGGTACAGAGATATTAGCCATTCTTTCAAACAGTAAATTGCCGTTCTCTGTTGGCGAAATTATTATGTTTTTTAACATTTTTATTCTTGGAGCGGCAGGCTTTGTATTCACATGGGACAGAGCGATGTACTCGTTAATCGCCTATTTTATTGCGTACAAAACAATCGATCTTACTATAACTGGACTTGAAGAATCCAAATCAGCTTGGATTATTAGTGAGAATCATAAAGATATCGGGGAAGCCATTCTTCATAGACTCGGCCGCGGTGTTACTTATTTAAAAGGAGAAGGCGCATATACGGGTGACGAAAAAGGCGTTGTATTCTGTGTCATTACGAGACTAGAAGAAGCAAAACTTAAAGATATTGTAGATGAATTTGATTCAAGCGCATTTCTCGCGATTGCCGATATCGCTGAAGTTAAAGGCGGAAGGTTTAAAAAGAAGGGTATTCACTAA